CTTTAATGGACGTTCTGCTCCAGGAGATGACACATCCAAAAAGTAAAGATGAGGAATTGGATCCTCTTTATCTAAAGCTTCGCTTAAACGTTCACTCACCGCACCGCATTCTTCAATGTCGACTCCCTTTTCAGAATCGATGAATACGCGTAAGAACCAGTCTTGTCCTTCTTTCACATACTCTACATCTACAAGTTCAAGATTTAACTCTTCAACGATTGGCTGCGCAAATGCTTCTACAACTTCTGTGACTTTCTTATCCATAAACAGCCTCCTTCCTGCCGCCATGTACCATTCATAAGAAAAGACCCCGTCCATAGAACGGTCTATCTTATTCTTTCTCGTTAGCTAACAAAAGCCCCTGCCGTTAAGCAGGGAATATCTGTCTTAGTATTACCAAATTTAAGAAGTAAAACTTGTAACAAAATATGTATATACGACAGAAATTTCTTACCTCTCCACATCAATAAAATGTAGATAGTAACACGAAAGAGTGGGTTTCCCCACTCTTCTTTTCACACAATATACATGACATGGTTATCTCGGTTAATAGTATACCATACCAAATGTTGATTTGCAAAGACTTTTCCTACCTATCAGAACAGCGATAACTGGTTTTGATCCGGCAAATCACCTAAACAACCTTGACTATCTAAATACTCAATAATTGTTTTCGAAACCTTACTACGCTGCTGCAAGTCTTCTTTTGATAAGAATTCTCCATTTTTACGTGCTTCCACAATACTTAAAGCTGCGTTTGTACCAAGACCAGGCACCGCATTAAATGGAGGGATTAATGA
This genomic window from Bacillus anthracis str. Vollum contains:
- the rimP gene encoding ribosome maturation factor RimP, which codes for MDKKVTEVVEAFAQPIVEELNLELVDVEYVKEGQDWFLRVFIDSEKGVDIEECGAVSERLSEALDKEDPIPHLYFLDVSSPGAERPLKKEKDFQQAVGKQVAIKTYEPIDGEKMFEGKMLSYDGTTITLLLTIKTRKKEIQIPMDKVANARLAVTF